A genome region from Akkermansiaceae bacterium includes the following:
- a CDS encoding SGNH/GDSL hydrolase family protein: MNRPARGNNSQLHQVMRVAVAVLLSYAHVEAAPFRLLAIGDSLTEEYRFETPFSAPDSKPLDANTKNWVELLHSHRPAAFSMGGYQPSLGNYADFRNAGYEYNYGVPGFKAERWVELLYRSYSFADLLDPENALAASTRFELRGDLPSVDAVLIFVGGNDLSLASNDAQNDAIRVFIGRIHDFVRANATADLPIIVGTVPDIGSTPAEKLADAQAAALARQRVATLNANIIADLGARANTHMARIDRVTDRIADQVPLHVNGTEFTYAPDSENPPLHTFCKDGFHPSTVSQALIANEILAAVNRFAPAPIPPFTNREILTDILGQNADQPLIDYMAGAPDDGDGLPALLEFLLGKNPLAADSPLMFSPDGSASFHPSPDALRFADLGVLQSETLGNDWVRVPDENKQELPDGSVIIIPSAAKLFYKFEAVPKP, encoded by the coding sequence GTGAACCGACCAGCGAGAGGAAACAACAGCCAGCTTCACCAGGTGATGCGGGTGGCAGTGGCGGTGCTGCTTTCCTATGCGCACGTTGAGGCAGCCCCCTTTCGCCTGCTGGCGATCGGGGATTCGCTGACAGAGGAGTATCGCTTCGAAACGCCTTTCTCGGCACCGGATTCCAAGCCATTGGACGCGAATACGAAAAACTGGGTGGAGCTTCTCCACTCGCACCGCCCTGCGGCGTTTAGCATGGGTGGCTACCAGCCGTCCTTGGGGAATTATGCGGATTTCCGAAACGCCGGCTACGAATACAACTACGGGGTGCCGGGATTCAAGGCTGAGCGATGGGTGGAGCTGCTCTACCGTTCTTACTCCTTCGCGGACCTGTTGGATCCGGAGAACGCACTCGCTGCATCGACAAGGTTCGAGCTGCGCGGCGATCTCCCAAGCGTCGATGCAGTCCTGATTTTTGTCGGTGGGAACGACCTGAGCCTGGCCAGCAACGACGCTCAAAATGATGCGATCCGCGTTTTCATAGGCCGGATCCACGATTTCGTCCGCGCCAACGCCACGGCCGACCTGCCCATCATTGTGGGCACCGTTCCTGACATCGGCTCCACCCCGGCGGAGAAACTCGCCGATGCGCAAGCCGCCGCGCTGGCGAGGCAGAGGGTTGCGACGCTGAACGCGAATATCATCGCGGATCTTGGAGCAAGGGCGAATACCCACATGGCCCGCATCGACCGTGTGACTGACAGGATCGCCGATCAGGTGCCGCTGCATGTGAATGGCACGGAATTCACCTACGCGCCCGATTCCGAGAACCCGCCGCTGCACACTTTTTGCAAGGACGGGTTCCATCCTTCCACGGTCAGCCAAGCGCTCATTGCCAACGAGATCCTGGCAGCCGTCAATCGCTTCGCCCCGGCACCTATCCCGCCCTTCACGAACCGCGAGATCCTTACGGACATCCTTGGCCAGAACGCGGACCAGCCCCTGATCGACTATATGGCCGGCGCTCCTGATGATGGCGACGGCTTGCCCGCCCTGCTTGAGTTTCTGCTGGGGAAAAACCCTTTGGCTGCGGATTCGCCCCTCATGTTTTCCCCGGACGGCTCCGCAAGCTTCCATCCCTCGCCGGATGCCCTCCGCTTTGCGGATCTGGGTGTTCTCCAGTCGGAGACACTTGGCAACGACTGGGTGCGGGTGCCGGATGAAAACAAGCAGGAGCTCCCCGACGGCTCCGTGATAATCATTCCCAGCGCCGCAAAACTCTTCTACAAGTTCGAGGCCGTCCCGAAGCCCTGA
- a CDS encoding DUF1294 domain-containing protein → MQGGTTKAKQDADRLSGIIAEWVEERGFGWVQHGDVRIFAHIREFKKGRVPVPGDGVSFVPGQDPLGRPCARCLLLDKEHDGPGLWACAQLAVLVSLPLLAGLKLPVAAWAVPLAMLVASVAAWRTYRSDKKAAEAGGWRFSETMLHTLELLGGWPGAFLAQRRYRHKTRKASYQAIFQSIVFLYQLAALDIVLSHRLWDHLVQTINESGILDMVP, encoded by the coding sequence ATGCAAGGCGGGACAACCAAGGCGAAGCAGGATGCCGATCGGCTTTCCGGGATCATTGCGGAGTGGGTGGAGGAACGGGGTTTCGGATGGGTGCAACATGGGGATGTTCGGATTTTCGCGCACATCCGCGAGTTCAAGAAAGGGCGTGTGCCAGTGCCCGGTGACGGCGTGAGCTTCGTCCCTGGGCAGGATCCCCTCGGCAGACCCTGCGCTCGCTGCCTGCTCCTCGACAAAGAGCACGATGGCCCCGGGCTGTGGGCCTGCGCGCAGCTTGCCGTGCTGGTTTCGCTGCCCTTGCTGGCCGGACTTAAGCTTCCGGTGGCGGCATGGGCGGTGCCCCTTGCCATGCTCGTCGCATCGGTGGCGGCTTGGCGGACTTACCGCAGCGACAAGAAAGCTGCGGAGGCCGGAGGGTGGCGCTTCTCGGAAACGATGCTGCATACCCTGGAACTCCTCGGTGGATGGCCGGGCGCTTTTCTGGCGCAAAGGAGATATCGTCACAAGACCCGCAAGGCCAGCTACCAGGCGATCTTCCAATCCATCGTTTTCCTCTACCAACTCGCGGCGCTAGACATCGTGCTGAGCCATCGCCTCTGGGATCATCTCGTGCAAACCATCAATGAGAGCGGGATACTGGATATGGTTCCCTGA
- a CDS encoding DnaJ domain-containing protein has product MNSFERLGLPVALVISEQGIREAFRKRAGDMHPDSGGDEDGFARLQEAQEVLLSPARRLREWILARGIDADERGRIGAGLMNLFQKVAEVGNEAEAAIKAAAGAQSSLAKAMAEVKLIAERERVKALLAEIGGGISEMVGEFPSIEAGDADPGKVMRDLVFLEKWRASLKSVYGRLM; this is encoded by the coding sequence ATGAATTCGTTTGAGCGGCTGGGATTGCCGGTGGCTCTGGTGATTTCCGAGCAAGGGATAAGGGAGGCCTTTCGGAAGCGGGCGGGGGATATGCATCCGGATAGCGGGGGGGATGAGGATGGCTTTGCGCGGCTCCAGGAGGCGCAGGAGGTTTTGCTAAGCCCGGCACGTAGGTTGAGGGAATGGATCTTGGCAAGGGGCATCGACGCGGATGAGCGGGGGCGGATCGGAGCCGGGTTGATGAATCTTTTCCAGAAGGTGGCCGAGGTGGGCAATGAGGCGGAGGCTGCGATCAAGGCTGCCGCCGGAGCGCAATCTTCGCTGGCAAAGGCAATGGCGGAGGTGAAGCTGATCGCGGAGCGTGAACGGGTGAAGGCGCTGCTCGCAGAGATCGGTGGGGGGATCTCGGAAATGGTGGGGGAGTTTCCCTCCATCGAGGCGGGTGATGCGGATCCCGGCAAGGTGATGCGGGATCTGGTTTTCCTGGAGAAATGGCGGGCTTCGCTGAAGTCCGTATATGGGCGGCTGATGTGA
- a CDS encoding iron-sulfur cluster assembly accessory protein yields the protein METVNYKVGNEKLVKVLDSASSHLRGLLEKQGRADGALRIAVIGGGCSGLQYKMDLVDGPRDRDILVPSNGVNVVIDPKSALFVSGSELDFSDDLQQGGFKVSNPNAVVTCSCGESFAA from the coding sequence TTGGAAACGGTGAATTACAAGGTCGGGAACGAGAAGCTGGTGAAGGTGCTGGATAGCGCTTCCTCCCACTTGCGCGGGCTTCTGGAAAAGCAAGGGAGGGCGGACGGAGCTTTGAGGATTGCGGTGATCGGAGGCGGTTGCTCCGGATTGCAATACAAGATGGATCTCGTGGACGGGCCCCGGGACAGGGATATCCTGGTGCCGAGCAACGGGGTGAACGTGGTGATCGATCCCAAGAGCGCCCTTTTTGTCAGTGGCAGCGAGTTGGATTTTTCCGACGACCTGCAGCAGGGGGGCTTCAAGGTGAGCAATCCGAATGCGGTGGTGACTTGTTCGTGCGGGGAGAGTTTCGCGGCCTGA
- the ligA gene encoding NAD-dependent DNA ligase LigA gives MVSPPMSQLDLFSSPPAPEARISELRKLLDHHNNLYYAKADPEISDADYDKLYRELETLENAHPELADPNSPTQRVGSKSLDGFSQVNHPVPMLSIDDVFELKDAAIPEAELITFYQRLQKTLGRDHIAVTMEPKIDGVAVSLFYENGSLKYAATRGDGTTGDDVTQNVRTIRSIPLQCGGDLRSPLPSILEVRGEIFMPNSAFAALNESRDEQGLPTFANPRNATAGTLKQLDPKIVASRPLAFLAHGLGAYEGEPLDSETDFHKLLDTHSIPRNQPVRIAENIDELLDGISFFRGHRHELDHATDGVVIKVLDRSERETLGTTSRAPRWAAAYKFLPEQQETTLTAITIQVGRTGVLTPVAELEPTLISGSTVSRATLHNQDEITKKGIYIGAKVLVEKAGEIIPAIVKVINPDPNAAVFSLYDSAHGKCPSCHAPITQEEGFVAWRCTNFECPAQAVTAISHFASRKALDIDGLGETVAEALVRHGHATSPLDLFSLTEETLANLNLGTEESPRRFGEKNAAKVIASLEAARTKPLSKWLFAMGIRQLGESAAKELSRLHEKLTDITESELLAELLADTRPDAKKKNPALEPYAITGDVGPAVAESILDFFRSEAGRHALNRLSELGINPASANFAPKPSASNLPFSGKTFVITGTLSESRDHFKELIEKNGGKVSGSVSKNTTYLLAGESGGSKLEKAAQLGVRILGEQQLATLMER, from the coding sequence ATGGTTTCCCCACCCATGTCCCAGCTCGACTTGTTTTCATCCCCTCCCGCACCCGAAGCGCGGATCTCCGAGCTCCGCAAACTCCTCGATCACCACAACAACCTCTACTACGCAAAGGCTGACCCAGAGATCAGCGATGCGGATTACGACAAGCTCTACCGTGAGCTCGAGACCCTCGAAAATGCCCACCCGGAACTCGCCGATCCCAACTCCCCCACCCAACGCGTCGGATCGAAATCCCTCGACGGCTTCTCCCAGGTCAACCACCCCGTCCCCATGCTCAGCATCGACGACGTGTTCGAGCTGAAAGACGCGGCGATCCCCGAGGCGGAGCTCATCACCTTCTATCAACGCCTTCAGAAAACCCTAGGACGGGATCACATCGCCGTGACCATGGAGCCGAAGATCGATGGTGTGGCCGTCTCCCTTTTCTACGAAAACGGCTCCCTCAAATACGCCGCCACCCGTGGCGACGGCACCACCGGCGACGACGTCACCCAGAACGTCCGCACCATACGCAGCATCCCCCTGCAATGTGGGGGCGATCTTCGGTCGCCCCTTCCATCCATACTCGAAGTCCGCGGCGAGATCTTCATGCCGAACTCCGCCTTCGCCGCACTCAACGAGTCCCGCGACGAACAAGGACTCCCCACATTCGCCAACCCCCGCAACGCCACCGCAGGCACCCTCAAGCAGCTCGACCCCAAGATCGTAGCCAGCCGTCCCCTCGCCTTCCTCGCCCACGGCCTAGGAGCATACGAGGGCGAACCCCTCGATTCGGAAACCGATTTCCACAAACTCCTCGACACCCACTCCATCCCCCGCAACCAACCCGTCCGCATCGCGGAAAACATCGATGAGTTGCTCGATGGCATCTCATTTTTCCGTGGCCACCGCCACGAACTCGACCACGCCACCGACGGCGTCGTCATCAAAGTCCTGGATCGCTCCGAACGCGAAACCCTCGGCACCACATCCCGCGCCCCCCGCTGGGCCGCCGCCTACAAGTTCCTCCCGGAGCAGCAGGAAACCACCCTCACCGCCATCACCATCCAGGTCGGCCGCACCGGCGTCCTCACCCCCGTCGCCGAGCTGGAGCCCACTCTCATCTCCGGCTCCACCGTCTCCCGCGCCACCCTCCACAACCAGGACGAGATCACGAAAAAAGGAATCTACATCGGAGCGAAAGTCCTCGTCGAAAAAGCAGGCGAAATCATCCCTGCCATCGTCAAGGTCATCAATCCAGACCCGAACGCCGCGGTCTTCTCCCTCTACGATTCAGCCCACGGGAAATGCCCCTCCTGCCACGCCCCCATCACCCAGGAAGAGGGTTTTGTCGCATGGCGTTGCACCAACTTTGAATGCCCGGCACAGGCGGTCACCGCCATCTCCCATTTCGCTTCCCGCAAAGCCCTCGACATCGACGGACTCGGCGAAACCGTAGCCGAAGCCCTCGTCCGCCACGGCCACGCCACCTCACCCCTCGACCTGTTCTCCCTCACCGAGGAAACCTTGGCGAACCTCAACCTCGGCACCGAAGAATCCCCCCGCCGCTTCGGCGAAAAGAACGCCGCCAAGGTCATCGCCTCCCTTGAAGCCGCCCGCACCAAACCCCTCAGCAAATGGCTCTTCGCCATGGGCATCCGCCAGCTCGGCGAATCCGCCGCAAAGGAACTCTCGCGCCTGCACGAAAAACTAACAGACATCACGGAATCGGAACTCCTCGCCGAACTCCTCGCCGACACCCGCCCGGACGCGAAAAAGAAAAACCCCGCCCTCGAACCCTACGCCATCACCGGAGACGTCGGCCCTGCCGTCGCGGAATCCATCCTCGACTTCTTCAGGTCGGAGGCAGGAAGACATGCGCTCAACCGACTCTCGGAACTCGGCATCAACCCGGCCTCCGCGAATTTCGCCCCGAAACCCTCGGCCTCCAACCTGCCTTTCAGCGGCAAGACCTTCGTCATCACCGGCACCCTTTCCGAATCCCGCGATCATTTCAAAGAGCTCATCGAGAAAAACGGCGGCAAGGTCTCCGGCTCCGTTTCCAAGAACACAACTTACCTCCTCGCCGGGGAATCCGGCGGCTCCAAACTCGAAAAAGCCGCCCAACTGGGCGTCAGGATCCTCGGCGAGCAACAACTCGCCACCCTCATGGAGCGCTGA
- a CDS encoding ATP-binding cassette domain-containing protein, with protein sequence MIEVAKLSKHFGSKLAVDELSFTVEKGEVLGFLGPNGAGKSTTMRMVTGFLPPSSGDARICGISITENPFAAKSKIGYLPESAPLYNDMTVIGFLKFCASVRKLSGSAKKAAVEKAIETCFLESVAHQSIDTLSKGYRHRTCLAQSLLHDPEVLILDEPTDGLDPNQKYEVRQLIKRLGADKAILFSTHILEEVEAACTRAVIVDRGRIVADGTPAELIARAPNGSLTDLFRKVTTTDTAA encoded by the coding sequence ATGATCGAAGTCGCAAAACTCAGCAAACATTTCGGCAGCAAGCTCGCCGTGGACGAACTCTCATTCACGGTGGAAAAAGGCGAAGTCCTCGGCTTCCTCGGCCCCAACGGCGCAGGAAAATCAACCACCATGCGCATGGTCACCGGATTCCTGCCCCCCTCCTCCGGAGATGCAAGGATCTGCGGGATCTCGATCACCGAAAACCCCTTCGCCGCCAAGTCCAAGATCGGCTATCTCCCGGAATCCGCACCGCTATACAACGACATGACCGTCATCGGCTTCCTCAAATTCTGCGCCTCCGTCCGCAAGCTCTCCGGCTCCGCGAAAAAGGCTGCCGTCGAGAAAGCCATCGAAACCTGCTTCCTCGAAAGCGTCGCCCACCAATCCATCGACACCCTCTCCAAAGGCTACCGCCACCGCACCTGCCTCGCCCAATCCCTCCTCCACGATCCCGAAGTCCTCATCCTCGACGAGCCCACCGACGGCCTCGACCCCAACCAGAAATACGAAGTCCGCCAACTCATCAAGCGCCTCGGCGCGGACAAGGCCATCCTGTTCTCCACCCATATCCTTGAGGAAGTGGAGGCCGCCTGCACCCGCGCCGTCATCGTTGACCGTGGCAGGATCGTCGCTGACGGCACCCCCGCCGAGCTCATCGCCCGAGCCCCCAACGGCTCCCTCACCGATCTCTTCCGCAAGGTCACCACCACCGACACCGCAGCGTAA
- a CDS encoding ABC transporter permease subunit: MSSLTIYKRELKSYFAQPTAYAIIVIFVFLSMGLTFTFGEFMRVGDASLQYSFFFWHPWLYMLLAPAIAMKLWADEQRNGTIELLGTFPVSTWSAIAGKFLAAATVSLVALALTFPIVITVNYLGSPDNDAILSGYIGSFLVCCTFIAITMLVSAFTRDQVICLIVAVTICTLMVLCGYDPVARELGKATSPAAVEAVVAFGVWDHFSSLNRGLFRFQDMVWFASFIGLCLIGTSTILGAKRA, from the coding sequence ATGTCTTCCCTAACGATCTACAAACGCGAGCTCAAATCCTATTTCGCACAGCCCACCGCCTACGCGATCATCGTCATCTTCGTATTCCTCTCGATGGGCCTGACGTTCACCTTCGGCGAGTTCATGCGGGTAGGCGATGCATCCCTCCAATACTCGTTCTTCTTCTGGCACCCATGGCTCTACATGCTCCTCGCCCCCGCCATCGCGATGAAACTCTGGGCCGATGAGCAGCGCAACGGCACCATCGAGCTGCTCGGCACCTTCCCCGTCTCCACGTGGTCCGCCATCGCCGGGAAATTCCTCGCCGCCGCCACCGTCTCCCTGGTCGCCCTAGCCCTCACTTTCCCCATCGTCATCACCGTCAACTACCTCGGCAGCCCCGACAACGACGCGATCCTCTCCGGCTACATAGGCTCCTTCCTCGTCTGCTGCACCTTCATCGCCATCACCATGCTGGTTTCCGCATTCACGCGGGATCAGGTCATATGCCTCATCGTCGCGGTCACCATCTGCACCCTGATGGTTCTCTGCGGATACGATCCCGTCGCCCGCGAACTTGGCAAGGCAACCTCCCCCGCTGCCGTCGAGGCCGTCGTCGCCTTCGGGGTCTGGGACCATTTCTCATCCCTCAACCGCGGCCTGTTCCGCTTCCAGGACATGGTCTGGTTCGCATCCTTCATCGGACTCTGCCTCATCGGCACCTCCACCATCCTCGGCGCAAAACGCGCCTGA
- a CDS encoding Gldg family protein — MKSPIARAALGIAALVTIAILANWLISLTPAGNRGADLTENKIHSLTDGTKAILGELDTPVVIRYYATRGSDYMPEQLKVHLRRVDDVLKEYTALSNGKLRIENLDPQPDTDAEDSANLDGISGQQINDENLYLGIAVSALDKKVVLPFLDPSEETMLEYQISKAIAEVSTPVKPVIGIMSALDLAGTPPMMPGQQPQQPWVIYQQLRQSFELKDLGMNPEKIDPADIKVLFLFHPAEISPNAEFLIDQYLLNGGTVVACLDAHSVAAQMLGGQPNPMTGQPGGAPTTSTLPTLLPAWGVEFISNQVLADPVHATLLGGNRKGIAVLSLPQSAMPQKDNIITKGVESITLYLPGAFKRTTGGGVASNSLVRSSTGAGFVDSMRASQLDPTLDTSVKPDGIAYDLVTHLSGNFKTAFPDGKPKEETPAESPPEAADKKDDAPKDESLKEATKPGNVFLIADIDAFYDRFAYNIQNFGGMQMAGPANGNPALLFNLLDQATGSKYLIGSRSRAATRRPFTVVQEMEAEFDRKVGSKLKEFEAKLEETQTKLQELQAQKAQGTELYLSPEQEAEIQKLREQQVEYARLTREQQKDLRRQKDKLAGKITLLNVAAMPAFVILFGLALFLKRRSSTRAR, encoded by the coding sequence ATGAAATCCCCAATCGCACGCGCCGCCCTCGGAATCGCCGCCCTCGTCACCATCGCCATCCTCGCCAACTGGCTGATATCCCTCACGCCTGCCGGCAACCGTGGGGCGGATCTCACCGAGAACAAGATCCACTCACTGACGGACGGAACGAAAGCCATACTCGGCGAACTCGACACCCCCGTTGTCATCCGCTACTACGCCACCCGTGGCAGCGACTACATGCCGGAGCAACTCAAGGTCCACCTCCGGCGCGTCGATGATGTCCTCAAGGAATACACAGCCCTTTCCAACGGCAAGCTCCGCATCGAGAACCTCGATCCCCAGCCGGACACCGACGCCGAGGATTCCGCCAACCTCGATGGCATCTCCGGCCAGCAGATCAACGACGAAAACCTCTACCTCGGCATCGCCGTCTCCGCCCTCGACAAGAAAGTCGTCCTCCCTTTCCTCGATCCCTCCGAGGAAACCATGCTGGAATACCAGATCTCCAAGGCGATCGCCGAGGTCAGCACCCCGGTGAAACCCGTCATCGGCATCATGTCCGCACTCGATCTCGCAGGCACCCCTCCTATGATGCCCGGCCAACAGCCCCAGCAGCCGTGGGTCATCTACCAACAGCTCCGGCAGTCCTTCGAACTCAAGGATCTCGGAATGAACCCCGAAAAAATCGACCCGGCCGACATCAAGGTTCTCTTCCTTTTCCACCCGGCGGAAATCTCCCCCAATGCCGAATTTCTAATCGACCAATATCTCCTGAATGGCGGCACCGTCGTCGCCTGCCTTGATGCGCACTCCGTCGCCGCGCAGATGCTCGGCGGCCAGCCGAACCCGATGACTGGCCAACCCGGCGGTGCACCCACCACCTCCACCCTCCCCACCCTGCTCCCCGCATGGGGCGTGGAGTTCATCTCCAACCAGGTTCTCGCAGACCCCGTCCACGCCACCCTGCTCGGCGGAAACCGCAAGGGCATCGCCGTCCTCAGCCTCCCGCAGAGCGCCATGCCGCAAAAGGACAATATCATCACCAAGGGTGTCGAATCCATCACCCTCTACCTCCCCGGCGCCTTCAAGCGCACCACCGGTGGCGGCGTTGCCTCGAACTCCCTCGTCCGCTCCTCCACAGGCGCCGGCTTCGTCGATTCCATGCGCGCCTCACAACTCGATCCCACCCTCGACACCAGCGTCAAACCCGATGGCATCGCCTACGACCTCGTCACCCACCTTTCCGGAAATTTCAAGACCGCCTTCCCCGATGGCAAGCCCAAGGAGGAAACGCCAGCTGAATCCCCTCCGGAAGCTGCGGACAAAAAGGACGACGCCCCGAAAGACGAATCCCTCAAGGAAGCCACCAAGCCCGGCAACGTCTTCCTCATCGCTGACATCGACGCCTTCTACGACCGCTTCGCCTACAACATACAGAACTTCGGCGGTATGCAGATGGCCGGCCCCGCAAACGGCAACCCCGCCCTTCTTTTCAACCTCCTCGACCAGGCCACCGGCTCGAAATACCTGATCGGCTCACGCTCGCGCGCCGCAACCCGCCGCCCCTTCACCGTTGTCCAGGAAATGGAGGCGGAATTCGACAGGAAGGTTGGCAGCAAGCTCAAGGAATTCGAGGCCAAGCTCGAGGAAACCCAAACCAAGCTCCAGGAACTCCAGGCCCAGAAAGCGCAAGGCACGGAACTCTACCTCTCCCCAGAGCAGGAGGCGGAGATCCAGAAGCTCCGCGAGCAGCAGGTCGAATACGCCCGCCTCACCCGCGAACAGCAAAAGGACCTGCGCCGCCAAAAGGACAAGCTCGCAGGCAAAATCACCCTCCTCAACGTCGCCGCCATGCCCGCCTTCGTAATCCTCTTCGGCCTCGCCCTCTTCCTCAAGCGCCGCTCCTCCACCCGCGCCCGTTAG
- a CDS encoding DUF4340 domain-containing protein: protein MKPRTVTILWIIALLLGAAVFLIKKSDGGATQNKTARSAGQKLIADFPAAETSSIVISGADESVTLQQKDGKWTVAERDAFPANSRNINDFLRTLAELKVTQGIEAGPSFAPRFGMDENSSDPANHGITATFTDASGKELAKLSFGKNLDAASASPFGGGSTGRYVRNHADESGFYAVSELFGTLFTDPKSWLADDFIKVEKIKSISLTKPGEDTEEYALVRDDENADFKFTDAFPGVNIDPAAVSPLKSLFSYARFDDVVPAAKVTEKATPEKLQKAVITTFEGFSYEISLQPVKAAPAKEGEAPPADNDYLMQIGVSAELPKERKKPEGEKPEEAETADKAFSGRLETLTEILAKTKALEGRTFLVSKFTVDALLKGRAELMAKGPGADAPPMPPGTAAFTPPVEIPLRPEPEAPAPRETAPEEAPDAPESSE, encoded by the coding sequence ATGAAACCCCGCACAGTCACCATCCTCTGGATCATCGCCCTCCTCCTCGGCGCAGCCGTTTTCCTAATCAAGAAATCCGATGGCGGAGCCACCCAAAACAAGACAGCCCGCTCCGCAGGCCAGAAGCTCATCGCGGATTTCCCTGCCGCCGAGACCTCATCCATCGTCATTTCCGGCGCGGACGAATCCGTAACCCTGCAGCAGAAGGACGGCAAATGGACCGTCGCCGAACGCGACGCATTCCCCGCCAACTCACGCAACATCAACGATTTCCTCCGCACCCTCGCAGAACTGAAGGTCACCCAAGGCATCGAGGCCGGCCCCTCCTTCGCGCCCCGCTTCGGCATGGATGAAAACTCCTCAGACCCCGCCAACCATGGGATCACCGCCACATTCACCGACGCATCCGGCAAGGAACTCGCCAAGCTTTCCTTCGGCAAAAACCTCGATGCCGCATCCGCATCGCCCTTCGGCGGAGGCTCCACCGGCCGTTACGTCCGAAACCACGCCGATGAATCCGGTTTCTACGCAGTCTCCGAGCTTTTCGGCACCCTTTTCACCGATCCCAAATCATGGCTCGCCGACGATTTCATCAAGGTCGAGAAAATCAAATCCATCTCCCTCACCAAGCCCGGCGAGGACACCGAGGAATACGCCCTTGTCCGCGACGACGAAAACGCCGATTTCAAATTCACCGATGCCTTCCCCGGCGTCAACATCGACCCCGCCGCCGTCAGCCCCCTCAAATCCCTCTTCTCCTACGCCCGCTTCGACGACGTCGTCCCCGCCGCCAAGGTCACGGAAAAGGCCACCCCGGAAAAACTCCAGAAAGCCGTTATCACCACCTTCGAGGGCTTTAGCTACGAAATCTCCCTCCAGCCTGTGAAAGCCGCCCCCGCGAAGGAAGGCGAGGCACCACCTGCGGATAACGACTATCTCATGCAGATCGGGGTCAGCGCCGAGCTTCCCAAGGAACGCAAGAAACCCGAAGGTGAGAAACCCGAGGAAGCCGAAACCGCCGACAAGGCCTTCTCCGGGCGACTGGAAACACTCACCGAAATCCTCGCCAAAACCAAAGCCCTCGAAGGCCGCACCTTCCTCGTCAGCAAGTTCACCGTCGACGCCCTACTCAAAGGCCGCGCCGAACTCATGGCCAAGGGGCCAGGTGCCGATGCCCCACCCATGCCCCCGGGCACAGCCGCATTCACACCACCCGTCGAGATCCCACTGCGACCTGAGCCTGAGGCGCCTGCTCCCAGGGAAACAGCCCCTGAGGAAGCGCCAGACGCTCCGGAATCATCCGAATGA